CGCCCGACGAAACGTTCCCGCTAGGGACGCGTCCGGAAATTTTCACAGAGGGTAGTCCACAGAGGGGCGGCGTCTGGAGGAGTTGTTCCATAGCGGAGACGGAACATATGTAAGCGTCCACCGCTTGTATTTCGAGACGTCGCTGGTTGTTGAAGTTGACGTAGATAGAACTGAGGGCGGCCACCCCGATGGACAGAACCGCGGAAGCAACAAAAACTTCCATCAGGGTGAAACCTCTAGACGAGTGCGGCGAACCGGCGGGACGTTTCATTCTAGACTCCACTGGATGGAAACTTTCTTGCCGCCCACGATCGCGGGAAGTAAACACCCGAGGGGAGCGGCGGACTCGAGTGTCGCATCCCGACGGGCTGAAACATCCTGATGATTTTCCCGAAGAACTGTGGGAGCGACGGAGATGAGATGTATGGGACCTGTGGTGTCGACGCAGTCTGCGGGACTTGTCCTGCGGCGAGATAGCCTGCTGTTCATGCCCCGAAGGGTGATGCCGCCGGACGAATACATAATGCCGGAAAACGAAACCGCCCGAGACAACTCGATGTTGCCCCTGCTGTATACTTCCAGATGTCGTGCGTTCACCTCCCCCGTCAAGACGATATTGCCCGAGGCGTAAAGCCGTAGCGTGTCATATCGGGCAGCGCCCCTCACGTTTACATCCCCATCGCATTTGATGTTCACGGATCCTACGTTCCCGTCAAATCCTAGCGTCACATCACCTGCGGAGACATTCATGGCGAAGCTCTCGCCGCGTCCTGTGAAACGCCGGCTGCCGGACTTGACTTTCAGATTGGAGCGGCCCAGGATTTCGCGATTGAGGTTTGCCTCCAGCTGGTCCGCCACCTCCCGCAATTCGTCGCGGCTCAGGGTGCGAAACGTGGAGCCAACTTGCGCTACAACCCGCCGGGACGATTCGCATCCTGATGTTCTCCCGCGTTCGTCGGATGCGCCGCGTTCACATGCAGTGCAGGCGGCCGCAGAAACCTTCAGCCAGGGGAAGCCGCCTTCCTCCTGGACCGCGGGCAACCGCAGGTTCCAAGGCGCCTCCGCAAAATAGTCCGCAGGAAATTGTTCCATCCAGGCGACAATCGCAGACTCTCCCAGGTACACACCCGCCAAGTCTTGCTGGTAGCGGTTCACCAGGCGCCGTACGCCGCCAGGCAATTGCAACAAACTAAATGCAAGGAGCGTCGCCGACAAAAGCACCGTGAGCACCAGGGCCATCATGGGGAGGAAACCTCAAAAGTTTTCCCGCGGCACTTGAGAATCAGGTGATCGCGGGTGATTCCGCTAATTACGAATGCGCCATTGGACGCGGCCAGGGAATCGCCTAGAGACAAGGTTTCTGTCCGACCGTTCACTTCCGCGATGGCAAGTTTTTCGCCAGCGATTCCTCGAAGTTTTATGGAAGGCGGGACGCAACTGGGAGCGAGTCCACCCCGCGCGCGCCCAGCATTCCTAGCGGGTCCAACCTGCACGCGCCCGAGAGAAAATGCATGCAGTTCCTTGATGGATGCCTGCGGCTCCTCGACGGTTTCTTCCATCGGGGGCAAGTCCAACTCCACGGCGATTGCGTCTGGAATTTCTGCGGGAGTCCCGAAGCCATCCAATGGCATCCCGAGAATTGACGCGACGAAAAAGACCAGAGCGAAGACGAATAAAGCCAGCGATGCGGCAACCACCTGCAGCCTCCTGCGGTGCGGCAAGCGGTGCAGCAGCCCGCGGTGCGGCCATTTGCGGCCCGGCCCCAAGGGGAAAAGGGAATCGCCTGCGGCCTCCTTCAGATCCATCCCGCGAAAGAACGGATCGCGAGAAGCGTCGCGGAACTGCTCCAGAGAAAAGCCTGACGAATCCACCTGCAACTCGACTACATCAAAATGTTCTGCTCTTGAAAAAAGACTGTCCTGTTCCAGAAACTTCCGGAAACGCGCCAAGCGATCATCCACCAAACTCCTGACGCAATCCCCCGCGCCACTTGACATCGCGACATATCCCAGCTCCTCGGACCAGTGGCAAAGCCGACCTTCAAAATACACCAGAAGATAAAGCAAATCCGAATGCAACGCCCAGAAAACACAATTCCCGCTATTGCCATTTTGCTGTTCCATCAGGAACTTGTTCGCCAGAGCCGCCAAACTGATTTGTTCCGGCAAAAGTCGCTCCGATTTGCGCGCACCGGAATCCAGCAATAGCCCACCATTCATTGACGAAGGCAGCGCCACCAAATATCGCCACAAACGCCCCTCCGTCGCGTTGAAGGAAACCATGGGCCACATTTTCACAAGAAGCGATCCTCCCGCAAGTTCGACCCGGCGAGGCATTTCACGCAAGAATTCTTCCAGCACTTTGCTGGCCGAGGGCTCCCCATCAAAAGTGGTGCAGTATTCCCAAGTCATCAAGCGGCAAGGAACAGGCACACGCCTGTCCATGAACAAATCAATGAGCATAAAATTCGAAGAATGAATTGCAATCGCTTTCTTGCATCAATACTGCAGAAAACACCTGGATATATCAACCACAGCAAAAGCCATGTACCTAGCAAATCTACATTCCCCCGTCCCCGTTCGTCAAGTAACGAAAGCCAATACAAAAAATTTTGCAAACAACTGTTGACAAAATGAAAGCTGTTACAGACAAACTCTTGTCTTTTCAAAAAATCAAATCTATAATAAGCCCACCATGAAAAAGAAAGTCAAACCTATTCAAAAGAAATCAACACGCAACGCGGTCAGCACACTCTCTACAGATAATATTGTAGAAGCCGCGACCAAACGTCTTCAAGAACTCGAAGCAGTCTTACCTATCTTAGAAGGGGCTTGCGCCAAGAAAGTTACAGAAAGACTTCGCATTCTCCAGAAGAAAAATTCTTTCCAATATTACGTCATTCCTAAGGGAGATAACTCCAACGGAATTTACCTTCACGCAAAACAGATTTCAAAAGCAGCGACCATCGCTCAATTTGACTACAATCAGAAAGTCATCGACTTGATGAAGCGAGACGTCAAGACGCTTCAATCTTTTCTGAATAGCTACCATCCCGAAAAATACGATCAGGCTTTTAGCACTCTAAACCCCGGGCGGAAACAAATTTTGAATCCTATCAGATATCCCGATGAAGAGTATGTGAAAAGATGGTGCGATGTTCCCTACGAAGGACTTTCCTTCCACAATGAGCATAACGAATACTTTACGGATAAAGGAATCCGCGTTCGTTCCAAGTCTGAGATGATTATTGCCAACAAGCTATCAAAAGCGGGAGTTCCCTTCCGGTACGAAGCCCCCGTCATCTTTGAAACACCACGACACATCAAGTTTCATCCCGACTTTACTTGCCTCAATGTCCGCACTCGAAAAGAAATCATCTGGGAGCATTTCGGCATTATGGACGATCCCGATTACGCCAATGAAACCCTCCAGAAAATCGGGTTGTTCGCCGCCAACGGGTATAGACTGGGGGATAACTTCCTGGCCACATTTGAAAACGGCAGGACTACACTTTCACTTCATCAAGTTGCGCAATACGTGAAGATGCTGGCAGAATAAAACAGCTCTTTTTCAGGAGGATACATACTAAACGCATCAAAAGCACAGTTTAGTAGGTACCTCTTTCCACACCGAAAAATGTGCATGCATACTAAACACCCCTCGCAAAGGATTTAGTAGGTATGGCGGCGAGTTTGGAAGTTGTAATTTAAGGATTTTCCCATCCGGTTAGCCGCCCTCGGCCAATTTGATGCATACTAAACAGGCCTCCAAGCGCTTTTAGTATGCACCAACCCAAACAAATAAAAAATTGGATACCTACTAACGCGCCCTAAAAAGCCATTTAGTATGCACCCGCTCTACAATCACATAAAAAAAGAGACGCAGTATCCTGCGTCTCTTTAATCTCATCTTTAAGGTCTGTTACTTACCTAAGTCCACGCCTTCCACATGGTGGTTTTCATCCTTGCGAGCCTTGTGAACTTCCACCAGGTTGCCCAGGTAATGCATGAAGCTCAAAACACCCACAGAGAGGAAGCCGATGGAATAAAGTGCCAGGAACGGTCCGATAATGAACTTCTGTGCGCCGATGTATTCCAGCAAACCGAAAATACAGTAGACGCCCACGCCCAGTTCGAGAACTGCCTGCCAGGGGAACTTCTGCTTGTAGTGGCTGGTTGCCTTCTTCTTCTGGCCCACACCGCTCTTGGGGGTGCGGACGAAGCCGCTCTTATGTCCGGTCACTGCAGCGAATACTGCCTTGGTGTTGCTCACTGCGATACCTACGCCCAGAGCCATGAGGATGGGCATGCTCAGCAGGCGAACCTTCCAACCAGTATAGCCGGAGCAGCGCTGTGCAACGAAGTAAAGAACAGAAGGAGCAATTGCAGCCAGGAAAATGAAAGTAAAGCCAACAGTGTAAGCCCAGACCGGCAGGTTAGCTACGGGCTGGAAGAATGCCAACAGAGGCCATGCACACAGTGCAGTGAACAACATGCAGGGGTGGATGGAATAGTGGGTGGTATGAAGGATTGCACCGATCTTCACGCGGAAAGGAACGTTTGCCTTGAGAACGCGGGGGAGGATCTTCTTTGCGGTCTGGATAGAACCCTTTGCCCAGCGGAACTGCTGTGCCTTGAAGGAGTTGATATCGTTGGGAAGTTCTGCAGGGACGATCACGTCGAACACGAACTTCATCTTCCAACCAGCAAGCTGGGAACGGTAAGAAAGGTCCATGTCTTCGGTCAGGGTATCGCCTTCCCAGCCGCCACCGCCATAGATGGCCTGCTTGCGCCAGACACCTGCGGTACCGTTGAAGTTCATAAAGAGCTTGCCCCAGCTACGTGCGGACTGTTCCACCACGAAGTGGCCGTCGATACCGATGGACTGAGCAAGAGTAAGACCGGATTCGGTGCGGTTCAAGTGACCCCAGCGGCCCTGGACCAGACCAATCTGTTCGTCCATGACCAGGTAGGGGATGGTCTTCAGGAGGAAGTCCTTTTCGGGTACGAAGTCGGCATCGAAAATGGCAAGGAAATCGCCCTTGGCGATGGCCATGGCTTCCTTAAGGGCGCCGGCCTTGAATTCCTGGCGGTTCACGCGGTGGATCAGCTTGATGTCGTAACCCTGAGCCTGCAGTTCTTCCACCTTCTTCTTGGCCACTTCGTAGCATTCGTCGGTAGAGTCGTCCAGCACCTGGATTTCGTGCTTGTCCTTGGGGTAATCTATGGCGCATACAGCCTCAAGGAGACGTTCGACACAGTTAGCTTCGTTAAAGACGGGAAGCTGGGTGGTGACCTGAGGCAGGTCCGCCATGCTGTGTTCGCGATAGAACTGCAAGATCTTCTTGCGGTCGGAAAGGCGTGTGGTACGGCTGTTCTTGAGGAACAAGTAGATACTGTAGTAACAGCTGAAACCGTAGATAACGAGACCAACACCCGCAATCACATAGACTGCGAACATGATGTCCAGTAGGATTGTACTGATTGCCATATAACCGTATAACCTATTTAAATTGGTGCTTTTTACAAAGCTTGGCGCCAAATATAGAAACGCTACAGGAACTTTGCTACATTTATCCCGTAATTTTTACCTAAAATGAGCCCTATGTTTCATTTTTGGCTAAAAATGACCAACATTGTAATAAAAATGGCACAAAATCAAAATTCTGACAGTCCTATCGTCCGATGGCTCAAAGCCAATCAAAATTCCCCTTCTTTTCAGGGGGCTTTACGGAAATTGCTGTCTTTTGCCTGTGCCGAATGGTTTTTGAAGGGCTCTGGCACGGTGGTTCCCCCTGAACAGGCGCTTTCCTGGGTGGTTTCGGCGAATTTGCCCCAGTTTCCCCTGGGGCAGTGGCTGGAAGACCAGGACCATCTGGATGAAATAGCCGGTTTTTGCGAATCCGTCAAGACTTTGCCTCTTCCCGAGGGACTAGAGCGGGAGCTCCCGAAGGTCCTGGACCTCCGTGGCGTGGTATGCCCGCGGAACTCCGCCCGCAGCAGGCTGGTCATGGCCGGACTCCCCGAAGGTTATCACATGACTATCTATCTGGACGAGGGGTCTCCTATC
This is a stretch of genomic DNA from Fibrobacter sp. UWEL. It encodes these proteins:
- a CDS encoding prepilin-type N-terminal cleavage/methylation domain-containing protein, giving the protein MKRPAGSPHSSRGFTLMEVFVASAVLSIGVAALSSIYVNFNNQRRLEIQAVDAYICSVSAMEQLLQTPPLCGLPSVKISGRVPSGNVSSGGVPSGIVSSGDVPSGNVSSGGVPTNRPCTETTVLLSPIPGVSRLTIAAIPMAHDVTLRRLLTCK
- a CDS encoding glycosyltransferase; translation: MAISTILLDIMFAVYVIAGVGLVIYGFSCYYSIYLFLKNSRTTRLSDRKKILQFYREHSMADLPQVTTQLPVFNEANCVERLLEAVCAIDYPKDKHEIQVLDDSTDECYEVAKKKVEELQAQGYDIKLIHRVNRQEFKAGALKEAMAIAKGDFLAIFDADFVPEKDFLLKTIPYLVMDEQIGLVQGRWGHLNRTESGLTLAQSIGIDGHFVVEQSARSWGKLFMNFNGTAGVWRKQAIYGGGGWEGDTLTEDMDLSYRSQLAGWKMKFVFDVIVPAELPNDINSFKAQQFRWAKGSIQTAKKILPRVLKANVPFRVKIGAILHTTHYSIHPCMLFTALCAWPLLAFFQPVANLPVWAYTVGFTFIFLAAIAPSVLYFVAQRCSGYTGWKVRLLSMPILMALGVGIAVSNTKAVFAAVTGHKSGFVRTPKSGVGQKKKATSHYKQKFPWQAVLELGVGVYCIFGLLEYIGAQKFIIGPFLALYSIGFLSVGVLSFMHYLGNLVEVHKARKDENHHVEGVDLGK
- a CDS encoding sulfurtransferase TusA family protein, translated to MLSFACAEWFLKGSGTVVPPEQALSWVVSANLPQFPLGQWLEDQDHLDEIAGFCESVKTLPLPEGLERELPKVLDLRGVVCPRNSARSRLVMAGLPEGYHMTIYLDEGSPIENVPGSLVADGHIVEKRVKKEGFWELTVVKHSTSV